The following DNA comes from Helicobacter kayseriensis.
TGTTTGAATATCTTGTGATTAAGGGACTTAATGATGACTTGGGGAGCGCAAAGGCTTTATTGAAGCTTCTTAATGGAATCAAGGCCAAGGTTAATCTGATTTTGTTTAATCCTCATGAGGAAAGTGAATTTGAGCGTCCGCATATCCAAGATGTTAAAAGGTTTGCTGATTTCTTGGTCAATAAGGGATTGCTTTGCACGATCAGAGAATCTAAGGGTATTGATATTAGTGCTGCATGCGGACAGCTTAGAGAAAAAGAGAAAAAATTCAAATATGTTTCATGTGAAACAAAGGAGAGAAAATGAGTTTTCTTGATGTGATTTTGCTTGTTTTTTTGGTTGGCGTGGTATGCATAGGTGGATGGTTCTTCTTGAAAAACATTAAATAAGGATGCGTTATGTTGGTTCATATTTGTTGCAGTGTAGATAGTCATTACTTCTTGCAAGAGCTTCAAAAAGCTTATCCACAAGAAGAGTTGGTTGGATTTTTTTATAATCCCAATATTCACCCCAAAGCAGAGCACGATTTGAGGCTTTTGGATGTGAGGCGAAGTTGCGAAATGCTTGGCATAAGATTGCATGAGGGGAAATATGATGATCAAGAGTGGACATGTCAAGTCAGGGGACTTGAGGATGAGCCAGAAAAGGGAGAGAGATGCTCGGTTTGTTTTGATGTTCGGCTTTTGGAAACAGCAAAGTTGGCAAAGGATCTTGGAGTGAGAAGATTTACAACAACACTTCTTTCAAGTCCTATGAAAACACAACAGGTGCTTTTTGCTCAAGGAGATAAAATCGCCCAAGATTTTGGACTAGACTTTGTCAAAATTGATGTGCGAAGTGGTGGAGGAACGCAAAAACAAAATGAGCTAAGTAAGAAAGATAATCTTTATCGACAAAACTATTGTGGCTGTAAGTTTGCCTTAAAGCAGCAAAGAGAAAAACAAAATCGATTTCCTTTGGAGTTTATCACTCCTCTCAATCGTCAGATCATGCCAGGAAGCATTGAGCATCGCAATATGATTTTTTCAAAACGCAATCAATTTGAGGAGCAAGATCAGAGATATTTACTTACGCAGAAGACGCAGGTAGTTTGGCGATGCTTAAATGCTCGCTTAGAATGTTTTGCTCAAACATTGCCTTGTCATATCCTAGTCTCTTCATCTTCTAAAAAAAACATACGATTAGGGTCTTTGATTTGGGAGTGTCCAAAAGACTTGAGGCAAACTCTAAAACAGGGAAAGATTGGTTTTAGCAAAAGAGATGATTCGTTGTTTTTAGATCTCAAGGCCTTTAATGAGCTGACAGGAAAGAACTATTCAAGTCTTGGAGAGCTATTGAAAAATCCAATGACATATGAGGAAGAGCTTGCATTGCGCGCTAAGGTTGCAGGACATTGCAGTGTATGTCCGATTGTTGTGATAGAGGATCAAAACTCCCAAGACTTGCGCTTAAATATCTTAAGCCTATTTCAGGAAGAAAAAGTCTTTGAGATTGTAGAACTATAGAGTTTTGGTAGAATAATTCGCTTTTATATTATGGTAGAGATTCTAAAATCAAAAGGTTTGATATGCTAGATGTGAATATGATTAAGAAAATTTTGCCTCATCGCTATCCGATGTTGCTTGTAGATCGGGTGCTTGATCTTGAGGTTCATCAAAGGATTAGGGCATATAAAAATGTCACGATTAATGAGGAGGTTTTTTTGGGTCATTTTCCTCAAAAGCCAATCTATCCTGGAGTGATGATTGTAGAGGGAATGGCTCAAGCAGGTGGCATTCTTGCTTTTATGAGTATGTTTGGGGATGATTTTTCTTTGGC
Coding sequences within:
- a CDS encoding epoxyqueuosine reductase QueH, with the protein product MLVHICCSVDSHYFLQELQKAYPQEELVGFFYNPNIHPKAEHDLRLLDVRRSCEMLGIRLHEGKYDDQEWTCQVRGLEDEPEKGERCSVCFDVRLLETAKLAKDLGVRRFTTTLLSSPMKTQQVLFAQGDKIAQDFGLDFVKIDVRSGGGTQKQNELSKKDNLYRQNYCGCKFALKQQREKQNRFPLEFITPLNRQIMPGSIEHRNMIFSKRNQFEEQDQRYLLTQKTQVVWRCLNARLECFAQTLPCHILVSSSSKKNIRLGSLIWECPKDLRQTLKQGKIGFSKRDDSLFLDLKAFNELTGKNYSSLGELLKNPMTYEEELALRAKVAGHCSVCPIVVIEDQNSQDLRLNILSLFQEEKVFEIVEL
- the fabZ gene encoding 3-hydroxyacyl-ACP dehydratase FabZ; translated protein: MLDVNMIKKILPHRYPMLLVDRVLDLEVHQRIRAYKNVTINEEVFLGHFPQKPIYPGVMIVEGMAQAGGILAFMSMFGDDFSLAEGKIVYFMTIDRVKFRIPVVPGDRLEYRVEVIKQKGAIWQLQAYAYVDEKLVAEAELKAMVADAED